One Phocaeicola dorei genomic region harbors:
- the dxs gene encoding 1-deoxy-D-xylulose-5-phosphate synthase, giving the protein MEQDNLYNLLQSIDTPDDLRHLSADKLPEVCKELRQKIIDELSCNPGHFGSSLGVIELTVALHYVFNTPYDRIVWDVGHQAYGHKILTGRRDAFCTNRKLNGIRPFPSPSESEYDTFTCGHASNSISAALGMAVAAKKHGENNRHVVAVIGDGSMSGGLAFEGLNNASSTPNNLLIILNDNNMAIDRSVGGMKQYLLNLQMSEGYNRIRYKISQMFHRWGILNEERRKSLIRFNNSLKSMLVQQQNVFEGMNIRYFGPIDGHDVNNLARVLKEIKDMQGPKLLHIHTTKGKGFGPAEKAATIWHAPGIFDKETGERIVVDTKGMPPLFQDVFGNTLLELAQTNDKIVGVTPAMPSGCSMNILMKAMPERGFDVGIAEGHAVTFSGGMAKDGLLPFCNIYSSFMQRAYDNVIHDIAIQKLNVVLCLDRAGLVGEDGPTHHGAFDLAYMRPIPNLIVASPYNEHELRCLMYTAQLPNKGPFVIRYPRGRGSLVDWKCPMQEIEIGKGRKLKEGKDIAVITLGPIGVQAEKAITHAEQETGKSIAHYDLRFLKPLDESMLHEIGKRFKQVVTIEDGVLKGGMGSAILEFMADNEYNPQVKRVGLPDLFVQHGSVKELYHICGMDEEGIYKILISF; this is encoded by the coding sequence ATGGAACAGGATAATTTATATAACTTGCTGCAAAGCATAGATACTCCGGACGATTTGCGTCATTTAAGCGCAGACAAACTGCCCGAAGTGTGTAAAGAGCTAAGGCAAAAGATTATAGATGAGCTCTCATGTAATCCGGGGCATTTCGGTTCCAGTTTGGGCGTAATAGAACTGACCGTCGCCTTACATTATGTATTCAACACGCCCTATGACCGCATTGTATGGGATGTAGGGCATCAAGCTTACGGGCATAAAATTTTAACCGGACGCCGGGATGCGTTCTGCACCAACCGTAAACTAAATGGCATACGTCCTTTCCCTTCTCCATCCGAAAGTGAATATGACACATTTACTTGCGGGCATGCGTCAAATTCTATTTCCGCAGCTTTGGGTATGGCTGTAGCAGCCAAAAAACACGGAGAGAACAACCGGCATGTCGTTGCCGTAATTGGTGACGGTTCCATGAGTGGCGGACTAGCTTTCGAAGGACTGAACAATGCCTCGTCAACTCCTAATAACCTGCTGATTATCCTGAATGACAACAATATGGCTATAGACCGTAGTGTAGGAGGTATGAAACAATATCTGTTGAACCTGCAAATGTCTGAAGGATACAACCGGATACGCTATAAAATATCACAAATGTTCCATCGATGGGGTATCCTGAATGAAGAACGCCGGAAAAGCCTGATACGATTTAACAACAGCCTGAAATCCATGCTGGTACAACAGCAAAATGTATTTGAGGGCATGAATATCCGTTATTTCGGACCTATTGATGGACACGATGTCAACAATTTGGCACGTGTATTAAAAGAGATTAAAGATATGCAAGGACCTAAACTACTCCATATACATACCACCAAAGGAAAAGGTTTCGGTCCGGCAGAAAAAGCTGCCACCATCTGGCATGCTCCAGGCATATTCGACAAAGAAACCGGAGAGCGTATCGTTGTCGATACCAAAGGAATGCCCCCTTTGTTTCAGGATGTTTTTGGAAATACCCTATTGGAACTAGCCCAAACAAACGATAAAATCGTAGGAGTTACTCCCGCAATGCCTTCAGGATGCTCCATGAACATATTAATGAAAGCCATGCCCGAAAGAGGTTTTGATGTGGGAATTGCCGAAGGACATGCCGTTACTTTTTCAGGAGGAATGGCAAAAGATGGCCTATTACCTTTCTGCAATATCTATTCGTCCTTCATGCAACGTGCCTATGACAATGTGATTCACGATATAGCGATACAAAAACTCAATGTAGTATTATGCCTAGACCGCGCTGGATTAGTAGGGGAAGACGGTCCTACTCATCACGGAGCATTCGATCTGGCTTATATGAGACCGATACCCAATCTCATTGTAGCCTCCCCTTACAACGAACATGAACTACGTTGTTTGATGTATACCGCCCAGTTACCCAATAAAGGTCCTTTTGTCATCCGTTATCCACGCGGAAGAGGGTCATTGGTAGACTGGAAATGCCCAATGCAAGAGATTGAAATAGGAAAAGGAAGAAAATTAAAAGAAGGAAAAGACATAGCGGTCATTACACTGGGTCCCATTGGTGTTCAAGCAGAAAAGGCTATCACACATGCCGAACAGGAAACAGGAAAAAGCATTGCCCATTATGATTTGCGTTTCTTGAAGCCGTTAGATGAAAGTATGTTACACGAAATAGGCAAGAGATTCAAGCAAGTGGTCACTATTGAAGATGGTGTGCTAAAAGGTGGAATGGGCAGTGCCATACTGGAATTTATGGCAGATAATGAGTACAATCCACAAGTAAAACGTGTCGGATTACCGGATCTATTTGTCCAGCATGGTTCAGTAAAAGAACTATATCATATTTGCGGCATGGACGAAGAAGGTATTTACAAAATTTTGATATCATTCTAA